A region of Geobacillus sp. 46C-IIa DNA encodes the following proteins:
- a CDS encoding CamS family sex pheromone protein — protein MKRISIISSLVARCWTKRARKRLAAFGLASTCLLSACAPKFDEGEEVVQEKGSKEQEAVIPKYNISDSHYRVILPFKPSGARGQVVNDLNTRLDVDEFETGLMRLASEQFSPDDYLFQEGQYLDGETVGKWLARKRTNSQLKEEKMKPEDNIGLNPPISDTGTNEQKNKQSPIYLASILEHDYLVKVDNDKVRLGGVAIGLALNSVHYYSTEQGYPREVKIKDDVIEREGKRIAAEVLKRLRNIKGLGSVPITIALYKQAPRSSVTPGHFFAVTHIDEGSSTIDKWEAVNEEYYLFPSDEAEENHRDDWLKFNNFKSDVEDFFPNYTGIVGKGLYVNDQLQKLTINMTIPFYGKAEVIGFTQYVTGLVMEKFPDYITVNVYISSAGQPESLIVREAKANEPFVHIYQ, from the coding sequence ATGAAACGAATCTCAATCATTAGCAGCTTGGTTGCCCGCTGTTGGACAAAGCGGGCCCGAAAGCGGCTCGCCGCCTTTGGGCTCGCCTCCACCTGTTTGTTGTCCGCGTGCGCGCCAAAATTTGACGAGGGCGAAGAAGTGGTACAAGAAAAAGGAAGCAAAGAGCAAGAAGCCGTCATTCCAAAATACAACATTTCCGATTCGCATTATCGCGTCATCTTGCCGTTTAAACCGTCCGGTGCGCGCGGACAGGTGGTCAACGATTTAAATACGCGCCTTGATGTCGATGAATTTGAGACCGGGCTCATGCGCTTGGCCTCCGAACAATTTTCTCCGGATGATTACTTGTTCCAAGAGGGGCAATATTTAGACGGTGAGACAGTTGGAAAATGGCTCGCCCGTAAGCGGACGAACAGCCAGCTGAAAGAAGAGAAAATGAAGCCGGAAGACAACATCGGCTTAAATCCGCCGATTAGCGATACGGGAACGAACGAGCAAAAAAATAAGCAAAGCCCGATTTATTTGGCGAGTATTTTGGAACACGACTATTTAGTGAAAGTGGACAACGATAAGGTGAGACTCGGCGGTGTCGCCATTGGCCTGGCGTTAAACTCCGTCCACTATTATTCGACCGAGCAAGGCTATCCGCGCGAGGTGAAAATCAAAGACGATGTCATTGAACGGGAAGGAAAGCGGATTGCCGCCGAGGTGCTGAAACGGTTGCGAAATATAAAAGGACTTGGCAGTGTGCCAATCACGATTGCCCTATACAAACAAGCGCCGCGCTCGTCCGTCACCCCGGGGCATTTTTTCGCCGTCACCCATATCGATGAAGGAAGCAGCACGATTGACAAATGGGAAGCGGTGAACGAGGAATATTACTTATTCCCGTCTGATGAAGCGGAAGAAAACCACCGCGACGACTGGCTGAAATTCAATAATTTTAAATCAGACGTTGAGGACTTTTTCCCGAACTACACCGGCATCGTCGGCAAAGGGCTGTATGTCAACGATCAGCTCCAAAAGCTGACGATCAACATGACGATTCCGTTTTATGGGAAAGCGGAAGTGATCGGGTTTACCCAATACGTGACCGGTCTTGTGATGGAAAAATTTCCGGACTACATCACGGTCAACGTCTACATTTCTTCAGCGGGCCAGCCGGAAAGCCTGATCG